The segment TCCTACGGCCCGGCGGACTCCCCCGTCGTCCTCGCCGACGCCTGGCGCGGCGAGCCGCCCGCCTGGCTGCGCGGCGCCCCGCTCCAGCGGGTGACCGACCGGCGCGGCTGCGACCCGACCCCGATCGACCCGCGCTCCGCCGACGGCTCGCTGGCCCTGCGCGCCTACCTGTGGGCGGACCAACTCCCGCGCGTCCAGCGGCTGAACGGCGCCCTGGCGCTCGCCGCCGAGACGCCCGCCCCGGTCGAGGCCACCGGCGCCGCCGCGTTCCTGCGCGGCGTCGAGACCGCCGGGGGCACCCTGACGGTGGTCTGGCACTCGATCATGCGGCAGTACGTCCCCGCCGACGAATGGCGTTCGGTGGAAGCCGAGTTGACGCGCCTCGCGACCGCCTCCAGCCCGTCCGCGCCGTTCCTGCACGTCGCCTTCGAGCCCCGCCGGGTCGGCACCGGACACCGCTTCCTGCTCACCGCCCGACTCGGCGCCGGCCCCCGCACGACGCTCGCCGAGGCCATGCCGCACGGCCTGCCCGCCTGGACCCTCGCCCCCGACGACCCCGCCCGCTGAGCCCCCTCCCGCGCTCCCCCGTCAGCCCGCCACATCGTGGCGGTGGTGCACCGGGTCGTGGATCAGGTACCGGGCGAAGGACTCCACGGTGAACCGGGCACCGTCGCTGCGGTCACCGGTGCGCTGCCGGTCGGCATCCCCGACCGACTCGAAGGAACGCGCCAACTTCTCGGCTGCCGCCGCCAGTTCGACCGCGACGACGGCCGGGTCCTGCTCCCGGTAGCGCTCCTCGACGGCGGTGGCGTCCTGGTCCCAGTTGGCGAACAACGGGCCGTCCTCGGCCAGCATCAGCCGCAGCCGCACGTCGAACAGCCGGAACACGTCCCGGACGTGGCAGGCGTACTCGAGCGGCGACCACACCCCGTCCGCCGGACGCTCGCCCAGCGCCTCCCGCGCCCCGCCCAGCAGCCCGACCCAGAACTCCGCGTTGGTCCGGATCATGCCGGGCACCTCCGCGAAGCCGACCGCCGGAGTGTCCAACCCGCAGTCCGCGCAGGGACGTTCGAGGACCCAGGTCCAGTCCTTGGTGTCAGGAGTGATCATGCCCTCAGCATGGCCTCCACCCCCCTGCCCCGACCAGCGCCACAACCGCCAGCACCCGTCGAGATCCCGCCACCGCTCACCCCCGCAGCGCCGCCGCCAACTCCCCCGCCAACGCGTCCATCCGCTCCACCGGCACCGCCCGCTCCCCCGCCCGCAGCATCCCGAACACCCGCGGCCCCCGCGACCCCTCCGGCAGCTCCGCCGCGCGCGGCACCACGTGGAAATGCAGGTGCGCGAACCCCGCCGCCTCCCCGAACTGCGCCACGTACGCCTTCCGGCACCCCGTCACCGCCTCCAGCGCCCGCGCCAGCCGGACCTGCCACACGCCCAGCGAGGCCGCCTCCGCGTCCGTCAGCTCCGCCATCGACTCCAGGTGCCGCCGGGGCAGCAGCACCAGCCACCCCGGCAACGCGCAATCCACCGCGTGCACCACCCGCCAGTGCTCGTCCACCGCGATCCGCTGGTACGCCGGCAACCGCTCGAACTCGCCCTCCCGGGCACACGCGTAACAATCCTCCACACCACCGACCCTAACGGATCAGCCCTGCCCCTCCACATTCACCGCACACACCGAGGACGTCGGCACCAACCCCGGCAACAACCCGTCCAACAACCGCGAACACACCTCCCGCTGCTGCTCGTCCCGCACCCCCTCGGCCCCCGCGACCCCCGAAGCCCCCACCGTCCCCGCCACCACCACGGCCACCCCCGCCACCACGAACTTCCACCGCACCACGGCAACCACCTTCCAGGCATCCGACAACCACACTTCCGCCATCTCCTACCCCACCACCCCCACCCCGCCCGAACACCCTCCCCCATCCGAGGGCGTGTCCCACCCCACCACGGCCACCATCCGCCGCAGGACCTGCACCCACCCGAAAAAACGGCCGTTCCGCGACTCGAAAGACCCGCGGAACGGCCACCCCTGACACCCAGCACACCCCCACGCAACTCTCCCCGGCCGGCCCCGAGGATTCACCCCTCCACCGACCGACCACCGGCCCCCTCACCCCTGATAGGGATTCCCCCAGCCGGCGGCTGCACCGGATACGAAGGCTGCCCACCCTGCTGCTGCGGATACCCCGACGACTGCTGCCCCTGCTGCGGATACCCATACCCGACCGGCGGCTGCTGGTACCCGTACCCAGCCCCACCCGGCCCCCCAGCACCACCAGGCCCCCCCGGGCCACCGGGACCACCAGGCCCCCCGCCCCCATTGCCCTTCTTGGAACGACGCACCAGAACGACAACCAACACGACCACGATCAGACCGACAACCCCACCACCGACCGCGATCAGCACCCCACTGCCACTCTTGCCCTCCGCCTCCCCACTCGCCTGCGGCGCAGCCGAATTCCCCCCGGCCGCAGGCGACTTCACAGCACCGGAGGCCGGCTTCGAAGCGGGCGCGGACGGCGCGGCCGAAGTACCACCCATGACATTCGGGTCCGGCTCCGCCCGGTTCAGCAGCGGGTTCTGCTTCGACCCGTTGTCCACTGCCGGATTGGCAGCCAGCGCACCGGACGGAGAGGCGATGCCGTAACCGTACTTGTCGTTCGGAAACGGCCCCTTTCCATCCGGCTGATAGGCACTCTTGATCATCCGATTGATGACCTGCCCGGCCGACAGGTTCGGATACTTGGAGCGCACCAGGGCGGCGATAGCAGACACGAAAGCCGCAGAATCCGACGTACCGTTGGCCTTGCTGTACTGGTTACCGGGTGAGGCGTTGTAGATTTCCTCGGCCGGAGCCGCCAAGGTCACCTGGGGTCCGGTGCTCGACTTCTCCCACGGGTCGCCGTTCCGCTTGATGCCCGTTACGGCCACCACTCCCGGGAAGCTCGCAGGGTAACTGGGTGCCACTCCGGCGATGTTGCCGGTAGCGGCCACGAGTACGACGTCCTTTTGGATGGCGTACTCGATCCCCTCCCGATACCCCTTGTCGCTTATCGAGTTCGATCCGAGGGACATGTTGATGACCTTGGCCCCGTGATCAACCGCGAAGCGGATGGCATCACCGAGATCCGTCTCATGGTCAAGTCCCTTGAAATCCGCCCCTCCCAGGGTGACCTTGATGGGGAGGATTTTGGCCTTGGGCGCGAGCCCCATGACACCGGCGTTGTCACCGTGCCCATGCCCGGCGATGTCGGAAGCCATTGCAGTGCCATGGCCTTCGGTGTCAGATCGCCCGTCTCCACCGGAGGGAGTGAGATCAAGGCCAGGAAGCACCTGTCCCGCAAGGTCGGGGTGACTCGCGTCGACACCGGAGTCGATGACGGCCACGGTCACTCCCTCACCCTGGGTGAGAGGCCACACCTTCGCCGCCATGTCGTACTTTTCCAGTACCCACTGGTTCTGGCGGATGTTGTCCGCCGCAGCAGGCCCGGTACTGATGCCCCACAGCAGAGTTCCCGCAGCAAGCGCGGCCAGGCCGCGTACGGATCGGCTGGTCGTCAAGCCTCGTCACCCCTCGTTGAGCGGCCGCCCCGCAGACCCTTGGATCCACAGGGCGGCCAGGTAATGTGCGACTGTCCTACTGGCCGAGCGTCATTCCACTACGTTCGGGTTGGCGTTCCCGCCGGAGGCCCAGGTCTCCTCGTCCTCCACCAGGTAATCCGGGCGGTCCGTGGTGCCCTTCTTGGCGCGCTTGCTGCCCTGGCCCTGACCGGCCATTCCGGCACCGTTTCCGGCGGCACCGCCCTGGCCGACCGCCCCAGCCTGGCCCGCACCACCAGTGGCGCCCTGACCGAAGCGGTTCCGACCGATACCGGAGCCGCCCTGGGAGAACGCACGCCCGCCGGCCCCGCCCTGCGAGGTCTCACCGACGACACCACCGGCCTTGCCGGCCAGTCCGCTGCTGGATCGCCCCTTGGGGGCTCCGCCACCACTGCCACTGCCGGCACCACCGCCGAGGCCCCCGGCGCCGGCGCCACCGCTTCCCGCGCCCCCAGCACGTCCGGCAGCGCCCGCGCCGCCGGTAGCGGTGCTACCGCTGTTCAAGCCTCCGGAGCCGAACGTGCCGGCTTTCGCGGCACTGCTGCCACTGAAACCGGCACGGCTGACACCAAGGCCGGTACCGCTGCCCAGGGTGCCCCCGCCCTGCCCCGCAGAGCCGCCGACGCCACCACTCAAGCCGTTACCGCCGGCCGGGGCGTGTACCCCACCGGAACCACCGGCCGACACGGTCCCGCCCCGCACACCACCTTGGATGCCGTCGATGCCCGTGCCCGGGCCCTTCGGCTGGGAAACGGCGTTGGCCGTTCCCCCGGAGATCCCCGCGTCGGTCGGACGAACCACAGCAGGCTGGACCTTCGGCGCCTGCGGTGCACGGCTGGTGGACAAGCCCTTGGAGGAGGTCTGGGACCCGGCAGAACCGCTTACCCGTGCGCCGGGCTGGTAGGTGCCGAGACCCGCAGCGGCGATCGCCGCGATGAGGCCGGCCTGCCCGCTGCTGTCCGACGAGACATTTTCCTTGGAGTCTTCCCATCGAGAGCCGTTGGGGACCCTCAGGTAACCGGTGGCAGCCTTGTAGTTGGCTGCCAGGATCCTCATCACCCCCACCGCTTCTTCCTTGCGCGATTCGGCGATGGTGTGCTGGGTCTCGTAGTTGTCGATCCCGACCGCCTGCTGGGCGGCGTCACCGACCGCGTCGGTCACCGTGTCGAAGAAGCCCGGCTTGTCGGGCATGCTGTTCCTGGCCGTGTCAATCTCGATGGACATCAGCTCCAGCGTCCCAGCGGCATCGTGCGCGTAGGAAGAAGCGGCCTCGACCTGACTGGCCAGTTCCGTGACGTGCGCGCTGAACGCCTCGCTGCTGCTTCCCTGCCAGGTGCTGGTGGCATCCGTGGTAGCCGTCCTCAGCGCCTCGCTGACCTTGTCCAGGGTTTCGGCCGCGCGGCGCCAAGGGTCTGCCGCAGCCATGACCTCGGCCGATTTCATGGACTTGACCATGGAGATCAGCTCACCATGGCTGTGGACGGAGAAGTCGGTGGTCCCGCTCTCGCCGTCAATCGATTGCCTCACCGCTCAGCCCCTCGCTCGTCGCCCGATTTCCTGGTCATCTGCGTCATCACCAGTGCTGCCCCGTCGTATCCGGGGTGATCGCACGACTCTCGTTGGGGTTGGTGCTGCCTGGGCTTGAGGCCGGCGTCCAGCCGTCGCTCGCGAGCGTCACGTGCTTGCGGGTGTCCTGCTCTTGCTCGTCGTAGTTGTTCGCGGTGTAGTCCGCCTTCTGCTGCACCGAGTCGATGGCGTCCTGGATCATCTGCAGCCGACTGCTCAGTTCGGAACGCATCAAGCTGTACTTCGCGTGCAGCGCCTGCGCCTCGGGAAAGTCCCCGAACGCGGCCGGACTGATCCCACTCCGGCCGTACACCTCCGAGCTGCCCGCACTGCCCTCGAACTCGCTGAGCAGTCTCCGCACTTGGGCCGCGAACGCCCGCAGGTTGTCGACCTCGATCTGGAAGCCGTTACCCGTACTCATGTGTCTCGTACCTCCCCCGTACCTGCTGCCCCGCTCGACTGCCCGCTCGACCGCCTGGGGCCTGGAAAAGTTGGCTCCAATCTCTATGTCTAACACATGCAACGGGCAGTCAACACGCCCCCTGGTGGGTGGGTGTGGGTTCAGGGGGTGGGGGCGGTGGCGGCGAGGGCTTGGCGGCAGAGGGCGTCGGCTCGGCGGGTGGTTTCGGGGAGGCGGTAGGTGGGGGTGAGGGCGAGGGTGACGGTGGTGGCTTCGGGGAGGCCGATGCGGTGGCCGGTGGAGAGGAAGACGGGTTTGACGTGTTGGCGGGTGCGGAGGGCGCGGCCGACGGGGTCGGGGCCGTCGAGGAGGGGGGTCCAGTCGCCGCGGTGGGGGCCGGGGGGCTGGTGGGTGAAGGTGAAGGGGTTCTTGGCGATGCCGAGGGTGGGGAGGCCGGTGTGGACGCCGAGGTGGCTGGCGAGGCCGAGGCGGCGGGGGTGGGCGAGGCCGTAGCCGTCGCAGACGACGAGGTCGGGGGTGCGGGTGAGGCGGGCGAGGGCGTCGAGGACGGCGGGGAGTTCGCGGAAGGCGAGCAGGCCGGGGAGGTAAGGGAAGGCGACCCGGCCGACGGCGGTGGCCTGTTCGACGACTTCGAGGGTGGTGTAGTCGAGGAGGACGGCCGCGGCGGCGACGACGTCGCGTTCGTCGTCGTAGGCGACGTCGACGCCGGCGATCAACGTGCCGGGGCGGTACGGGGGTTCGGGCCCCTCGGGGATGACCAGGTGGCGCAGGCGCTCCTGTTCGGCGCGGGCGGCCTCGGCGGTGGTGGGCCAGTCGGCGGGGACGGTCATGGCGGCTCCCGGTGGTTGGGGGGCGGGGACGTCGGGGTCGGCACGCTACCGGGGCGGGGCGCTGCCGGGACGTGAGTCCGTGCGCCCCCTGTGCCCCGGAGTAGGTCGACTCCCGCTGGTTAGGCTGTACTTACCGTTCGCCGCCGTACCTGTCGAGCCGGGTCCCCGCCCGCGGCTCCCCGCTGTGCCCGTCGTTCCCCCGCCCTCCCGAAGGGTCGACCGCCATGCCGCGCCCCGCCGTTCCGTCCCGTGCCGTGACCGCGTCGCGGGCTGCCGCGCTCGTGTCCGGTGGCCGTTTCAGTGCCGCGCAGTGGGGTGTCGGCACGCTGACCGCGGTGGTCGCCGCGGTCGCGCTGCTGGCCGTGTCCGGGGAGTCGGGGGTGTGGCGGGTCGCGGTGCTGGTCGGCTTCGCCGTCCTGCTCGGGACGCTGTCCGCCGTGCTGCTGGCCGCCCGGCGCCGTCCGGCGCGGCCGGTGGGACGGGCGGGGTCGGCGGGGCCCGCCGGGCCACCGGTGGCGGCCCGGCCCGCGCCGGCCGTGCGGGAGCGGGCGTACGCGCACCAGTCGCGCTGAGCGGGGGTGCCGGGCCGGGGTACAACGACTCCCGGGCCCGCGGCAGGTCAACGGCTGCCGCGGGCCCGGGCCCAGGAGACGGGAACGAGTACCGGTCAGGCGGTCGAGACCACCACGGTCTTGGCCGCCTTGTCGTGCACGCACTGGCGGTAGGGCTTGTCGAAGACGCCGAAGAGGCCGTCGACGATCCACCACAGGCCGCCGCAGCAGATCAGCGCGGGGACGATGAAGGTGGCGGTGCGGCTCCAGGCCGCGGCGGGGCTGGGGCGGGCGCCGTCGGCGAGCATCGCGACCCGGATCTTCATCAGCTTCTTGCCGAGGGTCTGTCCGTCCCGGCTGAGCATCAGGCCCTCGTAGACCAGGTAGAGCGCGCAGCTGAACCAGAACGAGCCGATCCAGCCGCTCTGCTGGTCGAAGTGCAGGAACGGGAGCAGCACCAGGAGCGCGATCACCTGCACCATCAGGTAGTCGACCACCCGGGCGACGATCCGCGCGCCCCAGCCGCCGAGCGCGGGCATCCCGGGGACGGGGCCGGGCCCGGGGGCGCCGTAGGGCGAGCCGTACGGATCGCCGGGGCCTCCTGGCCCCCCGGGGGGCGGGCCGTAGCCGGGCGGCTGGTTGCCGGGCGGCTGGTCGCCGGGGGGCCGGCTGTCGTACGGGGAGCCCGAGCCGGCCGGCGAACCGTACTGACCGCCGTAGCCGGGCGGGGTGTCGTGCGGGGCGCCCGACGGTGGTGGCTGCTTGCCGAAGGAAGGACGTCCGCCCTCCTCCGGCTCGGTTCCGGAGGGGTCACTGGTGCTCATGGCACGAGTAGACCACCGCCAGTACTACGATTTGGGGACATTTGCCTGGTTTCTGTCCGTTTTGCGGCGGCAGCGGCGGGCGTCAGCCTCGTTCGGCCCGTACCACCCTGGTCCGCGCCAGCCGGTCGTGCCAGCCGCGCCGGGCCGGACGGTCCAGCAGGGCGGCGAGCGGGCCGAGCAGGACGGCGGTGCCCAGGCCGCGCGCCAGCCAGCGCACCAGCGAACGGCCGAAGCCGGGCGCACCGGCGGCGGACCCGTCACCCGTGCCGCCGGCGGCGACCACCCGGACCCGGGCCAGCCGCTTGCCGAAGGTCTGGCCGGTCCGGCTGACCGGCAGCACCTGGTAGAGCAGTCCGAAGACCAGCAGCACCCCGAGCAGCACGCCGATCCGACCCAGCACCATCCCGTCCAGCAGCCACACCCGGTGCTGACGGCCGGTCATGCTGGCGGCCTGCGCGGCCTGGTCGATCTTCTGCTGGACGTGCGCCCGCACCGCGCCGACCAACGGCACCGCGACGGCCGCGGCGACCACCGTCGCGACCGCCCCGTCCACCAGCCACGCGAGCGCCCGGGCGCCCACCCCGGCCGGTACGGGTGCCGGGGCCGCCGCGCGCCGCTTCCGGGTGGCGGCGGCGGGGGCGGACGTCTCGGCGGCGCGCGGCGGGCGGACCCGCTCGCTGGTGACGTGCGCCGCCCGCGGCTCCCGTCCGGGGCGCTCGGCCTCGGGTGCGCTGCGCTCCGGGGCCGCGACAGCCGGCTCCGCCGATCCGGACACGGACGCGGACTCGGACACGGACTCGGACGCGGCCACCGGCTCCGGTTCGGGCTCGACGCCCCAGGACACCCAGCGCGGGGCGCCGCCGGTCTCCATCAGCCCGCGCTGGGCCTGCGGGTCGGCCCGCCAGCCCGAACCGGGGTCGGCCGCCGGCTCGGGCACCGGCTCCGGGCCCAGCGGTTCGAACAGCGCCTCCGGCGCGCCGGCGGACAGGCCCACCGAGCCCTCGGCCGCCCCGTGCCAGGGCGTCCCGCCGAGCGGCTGCGCGGGCCGGGGCACGGAGACCCGCCCGGCCTCGGACACCGCCGGTCCGGACTCCGGCTCCGGCTCCGGCTCGAAGGCTGTCAGGGGGTCCGGCTCCGACGCGGGCGCGGGCAGTTCCAGCGGCCGGGCCGCCGCCGCCACCTCCCGGGCCACCCGGGCGTCCCCGGCCTCCCGCCGCTCCCGTCCCTCCCGCCCCTTGCGCGGCGCGACGACCGCTCCGGCCGGCACGCCGCCGGCGCCGAGGTGCAGCGCGGCGGCGGTGGCCCAGGACTCGACCGCGACCGGCTGCAGCCCGTTCCCGGCGACCGCCCAGGGCGCCGCCTCGACGGGGCGCAGCGCCGCCATCTCGGTGCGCGGGCGGACGGCCAGCTCCCCGGCGGCCCCGGGCTCGGGCCCCGGCTCCGACTCGGGCCCCGGCTCCGATTCGCCGCCCCCGCCCCCGGCCCCGGGACCGACCTCGGCCGACGGCTCCGGACTGGCGGGGTGGGCGGCCATGCTGAAGACGGCCTGGGCGCCGGTCTCGTCCAGGTAGATGGGGCCGGTCTCGACCAGGGCGGCCACGGGCGCGCCGGGCGCGGGGACGAGGCCGGGCGGCAGGGTGTAGGGCGGGGCGGTGAGGTAGCGGGCGACGAAGCGCGGCGGGTCGAGCGGTTCGCCGGGGCCGGGGGCGGGCCGGCTGGTGCCGGGGACCCAGGCGTGGCCGGCCCAGTAGCGGATGAAGCCGGGCACCGAGGGGTCGGGGTAGTAGCCGGGCGATCCGGCTTCCCCGGCCAGGGTCGCGCCGAGGGTCGAGCCTGCGGTGGAGGGCCGGTCCGTCATGGCGTCGCGTCTTCCTTCGTACCGGCACCGCGGCGTGCGGGTCTGCTGGACGTGCGTGGGGGAGCCGCGGGCGGAGAGTCGCCGGGCAGTCACAAAGGGTAGTACCTCGAACGACCTCGTCCCCCGGGTTCACCGGAACTCGTGAAACGGGCGGAGACACGTGGTACTGCAGGTGCGCCCGGGGTGGTGGAGCGGTTCCGGGCACGGAGAAGCGGTCAGATGGTCAGATGGTCAGGCGGTCGGACGGTCAGGCGGCGGATCGGGGGATCCGCGTTCCGGTGAACCCTGCCCGGAACAACCGGGTCGGGGCGGAAAAGGTTCTGCCGAAAAAAGTTCCGCGGAATCTCGGGCAACCCGTGTAAGAGTCCGCGACGACCGCGCTCTTGGCTGGTGCGGGGCCGAAGAGCGGCCCCGGCGTGGCGGAGAGGGTGAGGGCGATGGCCGGACAGTCGACCGGAGTGGTGGAGCAGGAGCTGGAGCTGAACCTGGTGCTGTCGCCGGAGCGCAGCGTCCCGGTGGCGGCCCGGTTGTCGTACGGGAGCCACGACCCGTTCGCGGTGTACGTGACCTTCCACCTGGACAGCGGGACGCCGGTGACCTGGGTGTTCGCCCGCGAGCTGCTGGTGGAGGGGACGTTCCGGCCGTGCGGGCAGGGCGACGTGCGGATCTGGCCGACCCGCTCGGGGCGGCGCAGCGTGCTGTGCATGGCGCTGAGCTCGCCGGCCGGCGACGCGCTGTTGGAGGCGCCGCTGCCGACGGTGGCGGCCTGGCTGGAGCGGGCGCACCGGCTGGTGCCGCCGGGGGCGGAGCTGGAGGCGATGGACCTCGACGGGTCACTGGCGGAGCTGCTGGCGTGAGGGGGCGCGCGGCGCGGGCCCGGGCGCGGGCCCGCTCACGGAGGGCGCGGTGCGCGGGCGGCGCCCGGAGCGCGGTACGGGCCCCGGCGGGGTCGACCCGGCCGCCCGGACGCCCGCCGTCGGGACGCCCGGGCGGACGTCCCGAGGCCGCGGCGGGCCCGGGCGCTCAGCGGGCCGCGGGGGCCTTCTGCGCGCCGGCGCTGGCGATGCCGTCCGCCTCGGCGCGCGGGGCGGGGACGCGCACCAGCGGGGCGCCGGCCGCGAGCCGCCGGGAGCGGATCCGGAGTGCGGCGGCGGCGAGGAAGCAGAGTCCGATCAGCGGGTAGACGCCCGCCGGGAACTGCTTGAGCACGGAGAGGTGCAGGTCCAGGTCGCCCTTGTGCGGGACGACCCACATCGAGAAGGACAGGAAGCCGACCAGGGTCAGGCCGAAGATCGGCCGCCAGCGCAGGCGGCGGACGGCGGCCGGGCGGGACTGCTCGTGCGCGGCCTCGGCGGCGAGCAGCACCAGCACGGGGACGCACCACACCCAGTGGTGGGTCCAGCTGATCGGGGAGACCAGGACGGCGGTGACCAGCGCGGTGCAGACGCTCCAGGCGTCGGCGCGCGGCGACCAGCGGGCGCTGCGGTGCGCCCAGACGGCGACGGAGAGTCCGGCGCCGGCGACCAGGACGCCGAGCACGGAGGCGACGGTGCCGGGGTTGGCGACGTGCATCTGCCGGGCGATCAGGCCGCGCAGCGACTGGTTGTCGACGATGACGGTGCTGCCGACCCGGCTGGAGTCGAACATGTACTTGGTCCAGAAGCCGCGGGTGGCGTCCGGGAGCACCAGCGCGCCGATCAGGAAGGTGCCGACGAAGGTGCCGGCCGCCACGAACGCGGCCCGGACCCGGCCGGTGATCAGCAGGTAGACGGCGAACAGGCCGGGGGTGAGCTTGATGCCGGCGGCGATGCCGATCGCGAGGCCCTTGCTGCGGGCGGAGTCGGGGCGGGTGAGGTCCCAGAGGATCAGGCAGGCCAGCGCGAGGTTGATCTGGCCGTAGCGCAGGGTGGTGAAGACCGGCTCCAGCCAGACGCCGAGGCCGGTGATCAGCACGATGCCGATCGGCCGCAGGTCGCGGCGCGGCCAGCCGACCAGCTTGAAGGAGAGGTGGGCGAGGGTGCCGAGCAGCAGCAGGTTCCCGGCGGTGACGGCGACCCGCAGGAAGGGCACGCCGAACCAGGTGGTCGGCACGAACAGCATCGCGGCGAACGGCGGGTAGGTCGCGGGCAGGTTCCACTGGGTGACCCGCAGCGCGTACAGGTCCTCGCCCTTCGCGACGGCGGAGCCCTCGGCCCGGTAGACGATCATGTCGACCATCGAGGTGTGGACGAAGTGCCGGACGACCGCGTAGACGAGCAGCGAGAGCAGGGCGAGCGCGCCGGCCAGCAGCAGCGGGCGCCGGGGGGCGGCGCGCAGGGCGTCGGCGGCGGCGGCGACCTGCCGGCCGGGGGCGGTCAGGGCGCGCCGCCAGGCCGGGACGGGCGGCCGGCCGGGGCTGCCGGGGGGCGTGCCGCGTTCCGCTTGCACCGTGCTCACTGTGTTGCTCCGTCCGCCGTCGACCTGCGCTGGGCCAGCAGCCGACACTACCCGAACGGTCGGCGGACGCCACCGCTCGCGGTCGGGCCCGGGGCCCTGCCCGGGGCCCTGCCCGCGGTCGGGCCCGGGCGGTGCCGGCGGGCTTCCCCGCCCCGGCCCCCGTTCCCCGTCCCGCTCCCCGTCCCGTCCCCCCGTTCGCGGTCGTCCCGGGCTCCCCTCCTGGGGCGGGCGGCCGGCCGCTGGGGAGAGCGGCCGGCCGCCCGGTCCCGGCCCGGGGCGACCGCGGTCGGGGCCGGCCGGTCGGAACCGGGCCGGTCGCGGCGGCGGTCGGACGGATGCCTGCCGCTGGTCGGGCGGTGCTGCCGCGGTTCGCGGTTCCGGGTCCGGTCCGCGGTGTGGCGCGGCGGTCGCCGGGGCCGCGTTCCCCCGGTGGTGGCCGACGTTATCCGGGGCGGCGGGCCCGAGCGGCGGCCCCGGGG is part of the Kitasatospora setae KM-6054 genome and harbors:
- a CDS encoding DUF2332 domain-containing protein, which translates into the protein MPFDHAAAMFHHQADGCAALGSPLSAALLRRAAEDLLAGGPCAEAVAGHEDAPGPDAIALRLLGAVHALVLSGLAPELAAHYPSVGGRFDPAEPDAPWPAFRAAVAAHLPFVRGWLTRPPQTNEVGRANLLFTALAWAQRELSAGTPLPVRLRELGSSAGLNLLADRFRCTSDGFSYGPADSPVVLADAWRGEPPAWLRGAPLQRVTDRRGCDPTPIDPRSADGSLALRAYLWADQLPRVQRLNGALALAAETPAPVEATGAAAFLRGVETAGGTLTVVWHSIMRQYVPADEWRSVEAELTRLATASSPSAPFLHVAFEPRRVGTGHRFLLTARLGAGPRTTLAEAMPHGLPAWTLAPDDPAR
- a CDS encoding DinB family protein, which encodes MITPDTKDWTWVLERPCADCGLDTPAVGFAEVPGMIRTNAEFWVGLLGGAREALGERPADGVWSPLEYACHVRDVFRLFDVRLRLMLAEDGPLFANWDQDATAVEERYREQDPAVVAVELAAAAEKLARSFESVGDADRQRTGDRSDGARFTVESFARYLIHDPVHHRHDVAG
- a CDS encoding HIT family protein, with product MEDCYACAREGEFERLPAYQRIAVDEHWRVVHAVDCALPGWLVLLPRRHLESMAELTDAEAASLGVWQVRLARALEAVTGCRKAYVAQFGEAAGFAHLHFHVVPRAAELPEGSRGPRVFGMLRAGERAVPVERMDALAGELAAALRG
- the mycP gene encoding type VII secretion-associated serine protease mycosin, producing the protein MTTSRSVRGLAALAAGTLLWGISTGPAAADNIRQNQWVLEKYDMAAKVWPLTQGEGVTVAVIDSGVDASHPDLAGQVLPGLDLTPSGGDGRSDTEGHGTAMASDIAGHGHGDNAGVMGLAPKAKILPIKVTLGGADFKGLDHETDLGDAIRFAVDHGAKVINMSLGSNSISDKGYREGIEYAIQKDVVLVAATGNIAGVAPSYPASFPGVVAVTGIKRNGDPWEKSSTGPQVTLAAPAEEIYNASPGNQYSKANGTSDSAAFVSAIAALVRSKYPNLSAGQVINRMIKSAYQPDGKGPFPNDKYGYGIASPSGALAANPAVDNGSKQNPLLNRAEPDPNVMGGTSAAPSAPASKPASGAVKSPAAGGNSAAPQASGEAEGKSGSGVLIAVGGGVVGLIVVVLVVVLVRRSKKGNGGGGPGGPGGPGGPGGAGGPGGAGYGYQQPPVGYGYPQQGQQSSGYPQQQGGQPSYPVQPPAGGIPIRGEGAGGRSVEG
- a CDS encoding WXG100 family type VII secretion target, which encodes MRQSIDGESGTTDFSVHSHGELISMVKSMKSAEVMAAADPWRRAAETLDKVSEALRTATTDATSTWQGSSSEAFSAHVTELASQVEAASSYAHDAAGTLELMSIEIDTARNSMPDKPGFFDTVTDAVGDAAQQAVGIDNYETQHTIAESRKEEAVGVMRILAANYKAATGYLRVPNGSRWEDSKENVSSDSSGQAGLIAAIAAAGLGTYQPGARVSGSAGSQTSSKGLSTSRAPQAPKVQPAVVRPTDAGISGGTANAVSQPKGPGTGIDGIQGGVRGGTVSAGGSGGVHAPAGGNGLSGGVGGSAGQGGGTLGSGTGLGVSRAGFSGSSAAKAGTFGSGGLNSGSTATGGAGAAGRAGGAGSGGAGAGGLGGGAGSGSGGGAPKGRSSSGLAGKAGGVVGETSQGGAGGRAFSQGGSGIGRNRFGQGATGGAGQAGAVGQGGAAGNGAGMAGQGQGSKRAKKGTTDRPDYLVEDEETWASGGNANPNVVE
- a CDS encoding endonuclease V; translation: MTVPADWPTTAEAARAEQERLRHLVIPEGPEPPYRPGTLIAGVDVAYDDERDVVAAAAVLLDYTTLEVVEQATAVGRVAFPYLPGLLAFRELPAVLDALARLTRTPDLVVCDGYGLAHPRRLGLASHLGVHTGLPTLGIAKNPFTFTHQPPGPHRGDWTPLLDGPDPVGRALRTRQHVKPVFLSTGHRIGLPEATTVTLALTPTYRLPETTRRADALCRQALAATAPTP
- a CDS encoding RDD family protein; this encodes MSTSDPSGTEPEEGGRPSFGKQPPPSGAPHDTPPGYGGQYGSPAGSGSPYDSRPPGDQPPGNQPPGYGPPPGGPGGPGDPYGSPYGAPGPGPVPGMPALGGWGARIVARVVDYLMVQVIALLVLLPFLHFDQQSGWIGSFWFSCALYLVYEGLMLSRDGQTLGKKLMKIRVAMLADGARPSPAAAWSRTATFIVPALICCGGLWWIVDGLFGVFDKPYRQCVHDKAAKTVVVSTA
- a CDS encoding RDD family protein, with the protein product MTDRPSTAGSTLGATLAGEAGSPGYYPDPSVPGFIRYWAGHAWVPGTSRPAPGPGEPLDPPRFVARYLTAPPYTLPPGLVPAPGAPVAALVETGPIYLDETGAQAVFSMAAHPASPEPSAEVGPGAGGGGGESEPGPESEPGPEPGAAGELAVRPRTEMAALRPVEAAPWAVAGNGLQPVAVESWATAAALHLGAGGVPAGAVVAPRKGREGRERREAGDARVAREVAAAARPLELPAPASEPDPLTAFEPEPEPESGPAVSEAGRVSVPRPAQPLGGTPWHGAAEGSVGLSAGAPEALFEPLGPEPVPEPAADPGSGWRADPQAQRGLMETGGAPRWVSWGVEPEPEPVAASESVSESASVSGSAEPAVAAPERSAPEAERPGREPRAAHVTSERVRPPRAAETSAPAAATRKRRAAAPAPVPAGVGARALAWLVDGAVATVVAAAVAVPLVGAVRAHVQQKIDQAAQAASMTGRQHRVWLLDGMVLGRIGVLLGVLLVFGLLYQVLPVSRTGQTFGKRLARVRVVAAGGTGDGSAAGAPGFGRSLVRWLARGLGTAVLLGPLAALLDRPARRGWHDRLARTRVVRAERG
- a CDS encoding SsgA family sporulation/cell division regulator, giving the protein MAGQSTGVVEQELELNLVLSPERSVPVAARLSYGSHDPFAVYVTFHLDSGTPVTWVFARELLVEGTFRPCGQGDVRIWPTRSGRRSVLCMALSSPAGDALLEAPLPTVAAWLERAHRLVPPGAELEAMDLDGSLAELLA